In Desulfobacterales bacterium, a genomic segment contains:
- a CDS encoding amidohydrolase, whose product MDFSRHPMFAWLKDLRREFHRRPETAFNEIETTARIKETLKALGLELKKLDGLEVGAVGVLKGRPGKKVLGLRADIDALPIQELNNVPYKSQYRGRMHACGHDAHAAIMLGVAKNLIESGQAQTISGKVKFIFQPAEETLKGARAMIKAGVLKEPAMNRILACHMWTEGKVGQVGLYRGFSHAATDFFNLTITGKSTHGARPHKGNDPVVAGAHFVTALQTIVSRNINPIDTGVVTIGKFAGGTVANIIPDKVELAGTIRTFTGEGRDLVISRLKEMIAGMKKAFRVKTQFRFVEGVAACNNTEAVSETLYDAAIKVVGKKNVSFISRTTGGEDFALFTEKIPGALVRLGCMNPAKEIVHPLHASRFDIDESVMPLGVEIISRAVVDYLG is encoded by the coding sequence ATGGATTTTTCCCGACACCCCATGTTCGCTTGGTTAAAAGATCTTCGCCGGGAGTTTCATCGCCGCCCGGAAACGGCCTTTAATGAGATAGAGACAACCGCCAGGATTAAAGAAACCTTGAAGGCGCTAGGGCTTGAGCTGAAGAAGCTGGATGGCCTTGAGGTCGGCGCGGTGGGTGTTTTAAAAGGAAGGCCCGGCAAAAAGGTGCTGGGGCTAAGGGCCGACATAGACGCCCTTCCCATCCAGGAATTAAATAACGTGCCGTATAAATCGCAATACCGGGGCCGGATGCACGCCTGTGGGCATGACGCCCATGCGGCGATCATGCTGGGCGTGGCCAAGAATTTAATTGAATCCGGCCAGGCGCAAACAATCAGCGGCAAGGTCAAGTTTATTTTTCAGCCCGCCGAGGAAACATTAAAGGGCGCACGGGCCATGATCAAGGCGGGGGTGCTGAAGGAACCTGCGATGAACCGCATCCTGGCGTGCCACATGTGGACCGAGGGCAAGGTGGGACAGGTGGGGCTATACAGGGGGTTCAGTCATGCGGCAACGGATTTTTTTAATTTGACCATTACCGGCAAAAGTACGCACGGCGCCCGTCCCCACAAAGGTAACGATCCGGTGGTGGCCGGGGCGCACTTTGTGACGGCGCTCCAGACCATCGTCAGCCGAAACATCAATCCCATCGATACCGGCGTTGTGACAATCGGTAAATTCGCCGGAGGCACGGTCGCCAACATCATTCCGGACAAGGTTGAACTGGCGGGGACCATTCGCACATTTACCGGCGAGGGACGGGATTTGGTCATCAGCCGGCTCAAGGAAATGATCGCCGGTATGAAAAAAGCATTTCGGGTAAAGACCCAATTCAGGTTTGTCGAAGGGGTCGCCGCCTGCAACAATACCGAAGCGGTTTCCGAGACCCTCTATGACGCCGCCATAAAGGTGGTGGGTAAAAAAAATGTGTCCTTTATCAGTCGCACGACGGGTGGCGAAGATTTTGCCCTGTTTACCGAAAAAATCCCCGGCGCCCTGGTGCGCCTGGGCTGTATGAACCCTGCCAAGGAAATCGTCCATCCTTTACACGCTTCCAGGTTCGATATAGACGAAAGCGTTATGCCTCTCGGGGTTGAAATTATTTCGCGGGCGGTTGTGGATTATCTGGGCTGA
- a CDS encoding CoA transferase subunit A — MKILTEGRNPLFMDPDPDKARAFFETKSRAMTDKRMTVKEAVEKFIPDGCYLAIGGFGSNRIPTAVIHEILRARRKNLGFLGHTSTHDFQLLCAGRCINRVDAAYIVGLEARGLSLNARRIMQSGEVQVCEWTNYALAARLKAAAEGVSFAIIRCMLGTDTFEMSGAKIVVCPFTGKKFAAVPALWPDVAVIHVHQADIYGNCQIRGISAADLELARATKHLIVTAERFVDNLSIRMRPTQTSIPYYLVDGVIEVPYGSYPGNMPYHYFSDEKHLAEWLRVEKDPAEFAKFLDDHIYGVSSFQEYLDLCGGLARLKELQELENLVDKQERRNLP; from the coding sequence ATGAAAATACTTACGGAAGGCAGAAACCCCCTGTTCATGGATCCCGACCCGGACAAGGCGCGGGCGTTTTTCGAAACCAAATCCCGGGCGATGACCGACAAGCGTATGACCGTAAAGGAGGCTGTGGAGAAATTCATACCGGATGGCTGCTATCTGGCGATCGGCGGATTCGGCTCGAATCGCATCCCGACGGCGGTCATCCATGAAATCCTCCGGGCCCGCCGCAAAAACCTTGGCTTCCTTGGACATACCTCGACCCATGACTTTCAGCTGCTATGCGCCGGCCGCTGCATCAACCGCGTGGATGCGGCCTATATTGTCGGTCTGGAGGCACGGGGGCTGTCGCTGAACGCGCGGCGGATTATGCAATCCGGTGAGGTTCAGGTGTGCGAGTGGACCAATTACGCGTTGGCGGCCCGTTTAAAAGCCGCCGCTGAAGGCGTTTCTTTCGCGATCATTCGCTGTATGCTGGGAACTGACACCTTCGAAATGTCCGGCGCTAAAATCGTTGTGTGCCCTTTCACCGGCAAAAAGTTTGCCGCTGTACCGGCGCTATGGCCGGATGTGGCCGTCATTCACGTACACCAGGCGGATATTTACGGCAATTGTCAGATCAGGGGGATTTCCGCCGCCGATCTGGAGCTGGCCCGCGCTACCAAGCACTTAATCGTCACCGCCGAACGATTTGTGGACAACCTGAGCATCCGAATGCGGCCGACCCAGACATCCATCCCTTACTATCTGGTGGACGGTGTTATCGAGGTGCCTTATGGAAGTTATCCGGGGAATATGCCCTACCACTACTTTTCGGATGAAAAACATCTCGCTGAATGGCTCCGGGTCGAAAAAGATCCGGCTGAATTTGCCAAATTCCTGGACGACCACATCTATGGGGTTTCCAGTTTCCAGGAATATCTGGACCTGTGCGGCGGTCTGGCCCGGCTCAAGGAACTTCAGGAACTTGAAAACCTGGTTGACAAACAGGAAAGGAGAAACCTGCCTTGA